aactacagtttagagtccgtataaaaatacaatttacaaataactaaaattcgaaattaaataaaatgttgaaagaaaataccagagtccatatctatatctatatatatatacctaataaaaaatacGTAAGCCTTCCGTATTTTTTTCGTCCGTAAAAAAATTTCGCCCAGGCCGAGGTTAAAAATAATTGTCCGTCTCCGATTTTTTATCTGTTGTCCtcacgcgaaaaaaaaaaaaatcatccgtTCACGCACGCACGTGCTCGCTCGGAGTTGGGTCCGCGTTACGCGTTTCCTCTGCACCCAGCGTCGCTGCTGATCTTTTCTCTGGGCCAGCTGGGCCATCTGCCCACAGCCCCCAACTGCAAGTCTAACACACCTCCTCAACCGGCACCAACATGAGCCAAACTGCCCTAGCCATCACACAAGCTTGTGCATGACGCGATTATCAGTGCGTGCAGCCATGCACATGCGTGAACACGGTGAAATGATATTCATTAGatgatttcaaaaataaaattcttcTATActctttctatttttatttttttcataatttaataTAAATCTTTTCACCCAATATCTCAGACCAtatgaaaattggctcttctcTGAGCATAGTGTTGATTCTCCCTATCATCAAGGTTGACTCTAAATTCTAAATTCTCTTGTTCATTCTTAGTCACCAGGCCATCGGATCCAACCACCTAGCGCAGGTAAGCCACGAGACGAGTAACAAGGCAAGGTGAGCGGGGCTCAGCGAAGTGGTATGAGAAGCTAGCCGAGGCGATGCTACGTTGtttgtttttacttttctttcttttctatactCTGGTTTTACTAACTTATCatggtaaaaataaatttaatgagATATTCTACATGATGTATAAgtagattttataaaatttatcgacccgtgcattttttttatataacttttGTGTTGTGCTTTCTTTTCCTGAAGCATTTTTGGCTATTAATTGATTGTTTTTCACTGATTCACTGCCTGTGTATGTAAtagattttattaaaatttagataataaaatagcACACATCTTTTTATTAAAACCAACAAGGGTGGGTTTAATTCACCATCCCAGGCTTATCAGGTCCATGGAGTGATTTCAGCCAATTCCTTGTGGTGAATACGAATCATTAGACCAAGTAACAGTACGTAAATTGACCTTCAGATCTCTATCATATGTTTCATCTATCACGTGTACTAGACCCACGacaaacatttttaaaacaaTTCTCCCCAAATCCCATGTCAATCATCTGTCTCACCACTATCGTATaagtaaagaaaaaacaaatcatacAATAAATAGGAataatatacatataatttGGATATCCCGTTGCAAGGCACGGGCATATTTGCTAGTAGGTATACAATTTATAAGTAACtgaaattctaaattaaaaaataaataatgttgaaagatgagtttagagtccacataaaaatacaattagaaataataaaaatccatttttttttcaaaaaatggaATATGgaaagaagagcctagagtctatatagaaatataattcacaAATAAcgaaaatctgaaattagaaaaataagaaatattagaagaggagtcTAGAGGCCATATAGGAGTATAATTGAGAAATAAGTCAATTAACTGaaattaagagtaaattgcgtTGACGGTATAataacttggcaggtgggtgcgattAGGTGCAAAAACTTGAAAACCGAGCGTAGCGGTACAATAACTTGGCTAGTGGGTGCGCTCATGGTGCAAAAGTTGCCACGGCATTGTTCCACATCAGCGAAAGTGCCACATTAGATTGACGCGAAAGACCTATCTCATTTTATAGAAAACTCCTTAATATGATTTCTTGACGTACAAATATCTCCCTTCATCTTTCTTACGTGATCCTGATCATGGCGCCGCCGGTGTTGCCAAACCTGTAGGACGTCGAGGTCACCTGCTCGGTGACCTCGGGCTGCTccgtcgacgccgcggcgggcggcggcagagcCTATCTTTCCAATCTTTCTACCAAACAATGGGAAAACAGATACATCTGAAGAAGTGATTGTAATATAAAAGTTACTATGGACTTTTCTGTAAAATGAGATGGTCAATGCTAATGTGGCACTTTCACTGAGGTGGAACAATGGCGTGGCAACTTTTGCACCATGAGCGCACCCACCTAGCCAAGTTATTGTACCGCTACGCTCGGTTTTCAAGTTTTTACACCTAATCGCACCTACCTACTAAGTTCTTGTACCGTCAACACAATTTACTctgaaattaaattttaaaataagaaatatagtaataaaatttataaataatagaaatttagaattaaaaaaataaaaatattggaagaTAAGTCTaaaatccatatagaaatacaatttataaataactaaactTCGATATTAAAAATAACAGATAACTATACGTATATACagatacaatatgaatattacacatcagtagttttgtaaatttagtgtaaattttaaaattatattgttattttaatagtaaataagaaaatatctattatataagAGATCACTATACTAATTACAATAAATAAAACTAGTGAGACCTCCGTATCACAGCAAATTTCTTTATCGTCTACCTTTTTCCCTTTCCTCTCTCCAAGGTGCAGCGGCGTCGAACTCAAGATGCAACACACAGCCACCTCCTCCCCAGTCGGTTCTCAAAAAGAAACTCCTCCCCAGTAACCAAGCTGTGCGCCACACTGGCGTGTAGTACGACCACAGCCCAATCTGGCCCGCGAGGAGTAAAGCCCGCAGCGGCCTAACCGATATGTTATCCTTTCACGTTGGTACGCATATTATTCATATTATTCTGTTATCCACATCGATAAACAACCATATTTTTTCTGTTGTTTAGATGTTTATGTTTGTTTCACGGTTTGTTTATCCTATCTAATCTATTCTCATACCATCTCCCCTATATATACGTACGCTCCATTTTGCATGAAAATAAATCACTCTCAATCCACCGAAACACCACGTAGAGTAGCTAGCTGGCGAGAATGGCGTCCTCTTCTTCACCATCTCATCTACACCTCCTCATACTCTTCTTCGCCATAGCCGCCTTCTCCTTGTCCACCGCGACCTCCAcgcgcgcctcgccggccgacactgccgtcggcggcggcgcctccaaGGTGTACACAAAGGTGTGCGACGCGGCTAGGTTCGCCGGCCTGGACCTGAACATGACGGAGTTCCGCTACTGCGACGCGTCGCTGCCGTACGCCGACCGTGTCCGGGACCTCATCGGAAGGATGACCGTGGAGGAGAAGGTCGGCGCCCTCGGCGACTGGACCGACGGCGCCGCCCGCATCGGCCTGCCGGCGTACAGGTGGTGGTCGGAGGCGCTGCACGGCCTCTCCAGCACCGGCCCCACCACCAAGTTCGACGACCTCGCCACGCCGCACCTCCACTCCGGCGTCTCCGCCGTCTACAACGCCACCGTCTTCGCCAACGTCATCAacagcgccgcctccttcaACGAGACCCTCTGGAAATCCATCGGCCAGGTTAGTTACAATTTTCATCGATCATCTCTTCATTTCAATCTATAGATACAAATCTATatgaattttgttcaaatttgtaGGCTGTGTCGACGGAGGCAAGGGCGATGTACAACATGGGGAAGGGAGGGCTGACGTACTGGAGCCCCAACATCAACGTGGTGCGCGACCCGAGGTGGGGGAGAGCTCTGGAGACGCCCGGCGAGGACCCGTACGTCGTCGGCCGCTACGCCGTCAACTTCGTCCGCGGCATGCAGGACATCCCCGGGCACgaggcggtcgccgccggcggcgacccgaACACGCGGCCGCTGAAGACGTCGGCGTGCTGCAAGCACTACGCCGCCTACGACCTCGACGACTGGCACAACCACACGCGGTTCGAGTTCGACGCGCGCGTCGACGAGCGCGACATGGTGGAGACGTTCCAGCGGCCGTTCGAGATGTGCgtccgcgacggcgacgtgaGCAGCGTCATGTGCTCGTACAACCGCGTCAACGGCATCCCGGCGTGCGCCGACGCGCGCCTCCTGTCGCAGACCATCCGCCGCGACTGGGGCCTCCACGGCTACATCGTCTCCGACTGCGACGCCGTCCGCGTCATGACCGACAACACCACCTGGCTCGGCTACACCGGCGCCgaggccagcgccgccgcgctcaaGGCGGGGCTCGACCTCGACTGCGGCGAGAGCTGGAAGAACGACACCGACGGCCACCCGCTCATGGACTTCCTCACCACCTACGGCATGGAGGCCGTCAACAAGGGCAAGATGAGGGAGTCCGACATTGACAACGCCCTCACCAACCAGTACATGACGCTCATGAGGCTCGGCTACTTCGACGACATCGCCCAGTACTCCTCCCTCGGCAGGCAGGACATCTGCACCGACCAACACAAGAGCCTCGCCCTCGACGGCGCACGCCAGGGCATCGTCCTCCTCAAGAACGACAACAAGCTGCTGCCGCTCGAAGCCAACAAGGTTGGCTTCGTCAATGTCCGTGGCCCTCATGTCCAGGCCCCTGAGAAGATCATGGATGGAGACTACACAGGTACGTAGGTCGTCAAATGCAAAAATTCTCACTTATGTTACTGTTCATGGTCCGACAATGCATCATGTTACTGAACATTATTGattgatactttttttttcattgttgaaATGCTTGACAAACCTTGATGTTACTACTGTTCATGATCCGACAATGGCTCAATCAATTACAGAAAAATGTTACTGAATACTACTTTGAAATGCAGGTCCTCCGTGCCGATACGTGACGCCGCGCCAAGGTGTAAGCAAGTATGTGAGGTTTTCGCATCGCGCCAACACTACCATCTACTTCGGAGGCCTAAACCTCAACATTGAGAGGGAGGGCAACGACAGGGAGGACATTCTCCTGCCCAAGAACCAGACAGAGGAGATCATCCGTGTCGCCAAGGCGTCGCCGAACCCGATCATCCTTGTCATCTTGTCAGGAGGAGGCATCGACGTCTCCTTCGCGCAGAACAACCCCAAGATCGGCGCCATCCTCTGGGCTGGGTACCCTGGTGGTGAAGGAGGCAATGCCATTGCAGATGTCATCTTTGGAAAACACAATCCAAGTAATTCAGAATGCAAATCACATG
The nucleotide sequence above comes from Oryza glaberrima chromosome 11, OglaRS2, whole genome shotgun sequence. Encoded proteins:
- the LOC127755109 gene encoding probable beta-D-xylosidase 2, yielding MASSSSPSHLHLLILFFAIAAFSLSTATSTRASPADTAVGGGASKVYTKVCDAARFAGLDLNMTEFRYCDASLPYADRVRDLIGRMTVEEKVGALGDWTDGAARIGLPAYRWWSEALHGLSSTGPTTKFDDLATPHLHSGVSAVYNATVFANVINSAASFNETLWKSIGQAVSTEARAMYNMGKGGLTYWSPNINVVRDPRWGRALETPGEDPYVVGRYAVNFVRGMQDIPGHEAVAAGGDPNTRPLKTSACCKHYAAYDLDDWHNHTRFEFDARVDERDMVETFQRPFEMCVRDGDVSSVMCSYNRVNGIPACADARLLSQTIRRDWGLHGYIVSDCDAVRVMTDNTTWLGYTGAEASAAALKAGLDLDCGESWKNDTDGHPLMDFLTTYGMEAVNKGKMRESDIDNALTNQYMTLMRLGYFDDIAQYSSLGRQDICTDQHKSLALDGARQGIVLLKNDNKLLPLEANKVGFVNVRGPHVQAPEKIMDGDYTGPPCRYVTPRQGVSKYVRFSHRANTTIYFGGLNLNIEREGNDREDILLPKNQTEEIIRVAKASPNPIILVILSGGGIDVSFAQNNPKIGAILWAGYPGGEGGNAIADVIFGKHNPSGRLPLTWFKNKYIYQLPMTSMDLRPVKKHGYPGRTYKFYNGPDVLYPFGYGLSYTKFLYEMGTNGTALTVPVAGGHCKKLSYKSGVSSAAPACPAINVNGHACTETVSFNVSVTNGGDTGGSHPVIVFSKPPAEVDDAPIKQVVAFRSVFVPAWSTVSVSFELNVCKAFGIVEKTAYTVVPSGVSTVLVENVDSSVSFPVKISFSV